One Intestinimonas butyriciproducens genomic window, GTATAAAATGGGCGGACGGCGCGGTGCTAGTGCTGGAAGCAGAGTGGTTTTATAGAGAACGAGCGATGTAGCTCCCAGGATTGATTGGAAAAAGGTTGATCCTTGGGGGCTATTATGTCTTTTGGGGACATACTCTGTGGAAGGATCGTGAGCCCTTTGATTGAATTGGATGAAAAAAAGCGAATTATTCAGGAGTTTGTTCCCGGCAAGCAGGTGACGCTGTGCCACGTGATCGCGAATCCGAACGAGTCGCTGTATACAAAGCTGGGATTGATTGACGCCCGGGGCGCCGTGGGGATCATGACGATCACCCCCAGCGAGGCCGCGATGATCGCGGCCGATGTCTCCACCAAGGCCGCGGCTGTGGAGATCGGCTTTGTGGACCGCTTCAATGGCTCCTTGGTCATCACGGGAGACGTGGCGGCCGTGGAGGCCGCGCTGCGCAACGTGATGCAGGTCCTGTGCAACATGATGGGGTTCAGCCCTGCGCCGCTGACCAAGACCTGACGGAGCGGCTATGGAGGAGAAAAGGAAGCGAATCATCCTGATCGGGCGCTCCACCGCGGGGAAAACGACTCTGTGTCAGCGCATCAATCACGAGGATTTGGCCTATCATAAGACCCAGACGGTCCAGATCGTCAATCAGACCATGATTGATACGCCGGGAGAATATTTGGAGCGGCGGTATTTCCGGGGCGCGCTGATGGTGACCGCGACGGACGCGGACTTCATCGTGCTGGTCCAGGATGCCACCGAAAATG contains:
- the eutS gene encoding ethanolamine utilization microcompartment protein EutS, with translation MSFGDILCGRIVSPLIELDEKKRIIQEFVPGKQVTLCHVIANPNESLYTKLGLIDARGAVGIMTITPSEAAMIAADVSTKAAAVEIGFVDRFNGSLVITGDVAAVEAALRNVMQVLCNMMGFSPAPLTKT
- a CDS encoding EutP/PduV family microcompartment system protein, which codes for MEEKRKRIILIGRSTAGKTTLCQRINHEDLAYHKTQTVQIVNQTMIDTPGEYLERRYFRGALMVTATDADFIVLVQDATENGTMFPPAYNTQFAKPTLGVVTKSDLATPKQVETAKKFLQMAGANKIFVTSSVSGEGVDELLKFLGYL